In the Sinorhizobium arboris LMG 14919 genome, one interval contains:
- a CDS encoding nickel/cobalt transporter, translating to MLNARYAGGLMAAVLLLTALSATVAAAQSPLGIGTAEPSIRTTGFLGGFFSWVNMEQQGFYRMLTDALKGMRENPWQLWSLIGLSFTYGVFHAAGPGHGKAVISSYMIANETELKRGVLLSFLSSILQGVVAILLIGAVYLVLRGSSISMTNATRALEIASYALIAAFGGWLVFRKLRSMLRPAPAAVHFHDDHGHGHEHHHHDHPHAHGPGEVCATCGHAHAPDPALLKGDRFALSEAWSAIVAVGLRPCSGALIVLSFALLNGLYLGGVLSVFAMSIGTAITVSILATMAVTAKGVAVRYASSDSAAARISNGIEIAGAFLVLLLGLVLLGAALQS from the coding sequence ATGCTGAATGCCCGCTATGCTGGCGGCCTGATGGCGGCCGTGCTCCTGTTGACGGCCCTTTCCGCAACCGTTGCCGCCGCCCAGTCGCCCCTCGGCATCGGCACAGCCGAACCTTCCATCCGCACGACTGGCTTTCTCGGCGGTTTCTTTTCCTGGGTCAACATGGAGCAGCAGGGCTTCTATCGGATGCTGACCGACGCGCTCAAGGGCATGCGTGAGAACCCATGGCAGCTCTGGTCTTTGATCGGCCTTTCCTTCACCTACGGCGTGTTCCATGCTGCCGGGCCGGGCCACGGCAAGGCGGTCATCTCCTCCTACATGATCGCCAATGAGACTGAACTGAAGAGAGGCGTGCTGCTCTCGTTTCTCTCCTCGATCCTGCAGGGCGTCGTTGCCATCCTCCTGATCGGCGCCGTCTATCTCGTGCTGCGCGGCTCCTCGATCAGCATGACGAACGCCACCCGTGCGCTCGAAATCGCGAGCTATGCGCTGATCGCTGCCTTCGGCGGCTGGCTCGTCTTCCGCAAGCTTCGCTCAATGCTGCGTCCGGCCCCTGCGGCCGTGCATTTCCACGACGATCATGGCCACGGTCACGAACATCATCATCACGACCACCCCCACGCGCACGGGCCCGGCGAGGTCTGCGCAACCTGCGGCCACGCCCATGCGCCCGATCCGGCGCTCCTGAAGGGCGACCGCTTCGCGCTCAGCGAAGCCTGGTCGGCGATCGTCGCGGTCGGCTTGCGCCCCTGCTCGGGCGCTCTGATCGTGCTTTCCTTCGCGCTCCTCAACGGGCTCTATCTCGGCGGCGTGCTTTCGGTCTTCGCCATGTCGATCGGCACGGCAATCACCGTTTCGATCCTGGCGACCATGGCCGTCACGGCCAAGGGCGTTGCCGTGCGCTATGCCTCAAGCGATTCGGCAGCGGCGCGCATCTCGAACGGAATCGAGATCGCCGGTGCATTTCTGGTTCTGCTGCTCGGGCTGGTGCTCCTGGGCGCGGCACTGCAGAGCTGA
- a CDS encoding glyoxalase superfamily protein, with the protein MTHELRRLPSLDALKDQAKRLRSRLAPEGGEISHSKSLELIAAQYGYRDWNTLHAAVGNRPPFNPWMLGSRVRGHYLGQPFEAEILSVQALGATGRYRLTFRFDEPVDVVTFESFSAFRQRVTATVDESGRTVERTSNGRPHLELEW; encoded by the coding sequence ATGACGCATGAACTACGACGCCTTCCCTCGCTCGACGCGCTGAAGGATCAGGCGAAACGCCTGCGTTCCCGACTGGCGCCGGAAGGCGGCGAAATCAGCCACTCCAAGTCGCTTGAATTGATCGCTGCTCAATATGGCTATCGCGATTGGAACACGCTCCATGCCGCTGTCGGCAATCGGCCGCCTTTCAATCCGTGGATGCTCGGCTCGCGCGTCAGAGGCCACTATCTCGGCCAGCCCTTCGAAGCGGAAATCCTCTCGGTCCAGGCGCTCGGAGCAACAGGGCGTTATCGTCTGACGTTCAGGTTCGATGAGCCGGTCGATGTGGTCACCTTCGAGAGTTTCTCGGCATTCCGCCAACGAGTGACGGCAACCGTCGACGAAAGCGGGCGGACGGTGGAGAGAACCTCGAATGGGCGGCCGCATCTGGAGCTTGAATGGTGA
- a CDS encoding VOC family protein: MIGYTMVGTSDLKRAEQFYDPLMALMGQERCYCDEQVASWGRKDDDRAPRFFTGYPFNGEAATIGNGVMTAFLVETAEVIDRLFRIALENGGSSEGEPGFRPQYGEGFYAAMCAIPTATSLPLSATTRGS; encoded by the coding sequence ATGATCGGATACACGATGGTCGGAACGAGCGATCTGAAGCGGGCCGAACAGTTTTACGATCCGCTGATGGCCCTGATGGGTCAGGAGCGCTGCTATTGCGACGAACAGGTTGCCTCCTGGGGGCGCAAGGATGACGACAGAGCTCCACGCTTCTTCACCGGCTATCCTTTCAACGGCGAGGCGGCGACCATCGGCAATGGCGTAATGACCGCGTTTCTTGTCGAAACGGCGGAGGTCATAGATCGCCTTTTCCGGATTGCGCTTGAGAATGGCGGCAGCAGCGAAGGCGAACCTGGCTTTCGCCCGCAATATGGCGAGGGCTTTTATGCGGCTATGTGCGCGATCCCGACGGCAACAAGCTTGCCTTTGTCTGCTACGACGCGAGGAAGCTGA
- a CDS encoding DUF1007 family protein, which produces MKTRSLVMAGLATLLSPALASAHPHIFAEARLEIVADDKGEIGELRNVWRFDELFSASVVLDFDKNSNATLDPDELKEVGQTVLESLAEYNYYTSISDNGKSVKVNRPDSITVDYKDNQLLMMFAVKPAEAMPLKGKLSFGVYDPTMYTAMDFPTDEDLSVVGDRIEACRHQVVRPDPDEVLAENKDTLTDAFWNDPTGTDTSKLFATRIEITC; this is translated from the coding sequence ATGAAAACACGCAGCCTCGTCATGGCCGGCCTTGCGACGCTCCTTTCGCCCGCGCTCGCTTCCGCCCACCCGCACATCTTCGCCGAAGCGCGGCTGGAGATCGTCGCCGACGACAAAGGCGAGATCGGCGAACTGAGAAACGTCTGGCGTTTCGACGAGCTGTTTTCGGCAAGCGTCGTTCTCGACTTCGACAAGAACTCGAACGCGACGCTCGATCCGGATGAGCTGAAGGAAGTCGGCCAGACGGTGCTCGAGTCGCTGGCGGAGTACAACTATTACACGTCGATTTCCGACAACGGCAAATCCGTGAAGGTCAACAGGCCCGACAGCATCACCGTCGACTACAAGGATAACCAGCTCCTGATGATGTTCGCGGTCAAGCCCGCCGAGGCGATGCCGCTCAAGGGCAAGCTTTCCTTCGGCGTCTACGATCCGACCATGTATACCGCCATGGATTTCCCGACCGACGAAGACCTCTCCGTCGTCGGCGACAGGATCGAGGCCTGCCGGCACCAGGTGGTGCGGCCGGATCCCGACGAAGTGCTGGCGGAAAACAAGGACACGCTGACCGACGCCTTCTGGAACGATCCGACCGGCACGGACACGTCGAAGCTCTTTGCAACCAGGATCGAGATCACATGCTGA
- a CDS encoding LysR family transcriptional regulator: MDTLTRIRAFIDVVDAEGFSAAARRIGKSKALLSKYVRELEDELGALLLNRTTRQFSLTEAGHTYYRSASEILKEIDNLADLVRANNSDLKGRLRITVPRTFVDADIGQSLIDFGREHPELSLDIVSDDRFIDLVEEGFDVAIRITRLEDSTLIARKLDDFQVLVCASPDFMAKAGPLGHPSELSKLPCILDTNGRSYSSWRFVEKDGSPFTVSVSGQIEVNSPLAAARAAVTGIGVAVLPDFIARPKIASGELVTFFDDFLPKDRGIYAIYPHRRYLPTKVRTFVDFLHNWFRNTR; this comes from the coding sequence ATGGATACTTTGACCCGCATCCGCGCTTTCATCGATGTCGTGGACGCGGAAGGCTTTTCTGCTGCGGCCCGGCGCATCGGCAAATCCAAGGCGCTGCTGTCGAAATATGTGCGCGAACTTGAGGATGAGCTCGGCGCGCTGCTGTTGAACCGGACGACGCGCCAGTTCTCGCTGACGGAGGCCGGCCACACCTATTACCGCAGCGCATCGGAGATCCTGAAGGAGATCGACAACCTGGCCGATCTCGTGCGCGCCAATAATTCCGACCTGAAGGGCCGGTTGCGAATCACCGTGCCGAGGACCTTCGTCGACGCGGATATCGGCCAGTCGCTGATCGACTTCGGCAGGGAACATCCCGAACTGTCGCTCGATATCGTCTCCGACGACCGGTTCATCGACCTCGTCGAGGAGGGCTTCGATGTCGCCATCCGCATCACCCGGCTCGAGGACTCGACGCTGATCGCCCGCAAGCTCGACGACTTTCAGGTGCTGGTCTGCGCCTCCCCGGATTTCATGGCCAAAGCCGGCCCCCTCGGGCATCCGAGTGAACTTTCCAAACTCCCGTGCATCCTCGACACAAACGGCCGGTCCTATTCGAGCTGGCGTTTCGTCGAAAAGGACGGCTCGCCTTTCACGGTGTCGGTCAGCGGACAGATCGAGGTCAACAGCCCGCTTGCCGCGGCCCGTGCCGCGGTGACTGGCATCGGAGTGGCGGTCCTTCCCGATTTCATCGCCCGACCGAAGATCGCTTCCGGAGAGCTTGTGACCTTCTTCGACGATTTCCTGCCCAAGGACCGCGGCATCTACGCCATCTATCCGCATCGCCGATACCTTCCGACCAAGGTTCGCACCTTCGTCGACTTCCTTCACAACTGGTTCCGCAACACGCGCTGA
- a CDS encoding WD40 repeat domain-containing protein — protein MPTVAPLDLEGHVVGVAFLKDVPFFAGAVGTIHRLDHGHKTIEAHDGLLSFVVDEANDTLLTGGEDGKVMRISADGTANLVAETGRKWISQVAAGPQGAVAYAYGKTTHVRLADGTTREFPEQRTVEGIAFAPKGLRIAAARYNGVSLHWVAMAGQPVDLEWKGAHTGVTFSPDGRFVVTAMQENALHGWKLDAKPGAETRHMRMTGYPAKVKSLSWSAKGKWLASSGAPAAIVWPFQGKDGPMGKAPLELGTRANIMVTTVACHPAEDVVAIGYEDGMVLAARFADSKEVLLRRPGNGAITAMAWNRSGRQLAFGSAAGDCGVVDIAG, from the coding sequence ATGCCGACCGTCGCTCCGCTCGATCTCGAAGGCCACGTCGTCGGCGTGGCTTTCCTCAAGGATGTTCCCTTCTTCGCCGGAGCCGTCGGCACGATCCACCGGCTCGATCATGGCCACAAGACGATTGAAGCGCATGACGGATTGCTGTCATTCGTCGTCGACGAGGCGAACGATACGCTGCTGACCGGCGGCGAAGACGGCAAGGTGATGCGCATTTCGGCAGACGGCACGGCGAACCTCGTTGCCGAAACTGGGCGCAAATGGATCTCGCAAGTTGCGGCCGGACCGCAAGGTGCAGTCGCTTACGCCTATGGCAAGACAACGCATGTGCGTCTTGCCGACGGCACCACGCGGGAATTTCCCGAGCAGCGCACCGTCGAGGGCATCGCCTTCGCACCGAAAGGCCTGAGGATCGCCGCCGCGCGCTACAACGGCGTCTCGCTGCACTGGGTGGCCATGGCCGGCCAGCCGGTCGATCTCGAATGGAAAGGCGCTCATACCGGCGTCACCTTCTCTCCCGACGGACGCTTTGTGGTCACGGCGATGCAGGAAAATGCGCTGCATGGCTGGAAGCTCGATGCAAAGCCCGGGGCGGAGACGCGGCACATGCGTATGACCGGCTATCCGGCAAAGGTGAAGTCGCTCTCCTGGTCGGCGAAGGGCAAGTGGCTTGCCTCGTCCGGCGCGCCGGCGGCGATCGTCTGGCCTTTTCAGGGCAAGGACGGGCCGATGGGCAAAGCGCCGCTCGAGCTGGGCACGCGCGCCAATATCATGGTGACGACGGTCGCCTGCCATCCGGCAGAAGATGTCGTCGCCATCGGCTATGAGGACGGCATGGTTCTCGCCGCCCGCTTCGCCGACAGCAAGGAGGTGCTGCTGCGCCGCCCGGGCAATGGCGCGATCACCGCCATGGCCTGGAACAGAAGCGGCCGCCAGCTTGCTTTTGGCTCGGCCGCCGGCGACTGCGGAGTGGTGGATATCGCTGGGTAG
- the odc2 gene encoding ornithine/lysine decarboxylase, whose amino-acid sequence MAMTTARIIDFLNTRRPEGPCLVVDLDVVRDNFKAFRHALPDSAIYYAVKANPAPEILRLLAGLGSNFDCASVAEIEMALDAGATPNRISYGNTIKKERDVARAHALGISLFAVDSHEEVEKIARAAPGARVFCRVLTDGEGAEWPLSRKFGCVPQMAVDVLVYAHQLGLVSYGVSFHVGSQMTKLDAWDAALADAKRVFVQLAKQGIELKMVNMGGGFPTKYLRDVPSAEAYGQAIFGALKKHFGNNIPETIIEPGRGMVGNAGVIKAEVVLVSKKSDNDSHRWVFLDIGKFGGLAETMDEAIRYPIRTARDADAMEPCVLAGPTCDSADVLYEKNMYPLPISLTIGDEVLIEGTGAYTTTYSAVAFNGFEPLKAYVI is encoded by the coding sequence ATGGCCATGACCACCGCACGTATCATCGACTTCCTCAACACCCGACGACCCGAAGGTCCTTGCCTCGTTGTCGATCTCGACGTCGTGCGCGATAATTTCAAGGCCTTCCGTCATGCGCTGCCGGACAGCGCCATCTACTATGCCGTGAAGGCAAACCCGGCGCCGGAAATCCTGCGCCTTCTCGCCGGTCTCGGCTCCAACTTCGATTGCGCGTCCGTCGCCGAAATCGAAATGGCGCTCGATGCCGGGGCGACGCCGAACCGCATCTCCTACGGCAACACCATCAAGAAAGAGCGCGACGTTGCACGCGCTCATGCGCTGGGGATCAGCCTCTTTGCGGTCGACAGCCATGAAGAGGTCGAGAAGATTGCGCGCGCCGCTCCCGGTGCCCGTGTCTTCTGCCGCGTGCTCACCGATGGGGAAGGCGCCGAGTGGCCGCTGTCGCGCAAGTTCGGCTGCGTGCCGCAGATGGCCGTCGACGTGCTCGTCTATGCGCACCAGCTCGGGCTCGTCTCCTACGGCGTTTCGTTCCATGTCGGCTCGCAGATGACGAAGCTCGACGCCTGGGATGCGGCTCTTGCCGACGCCAAGCGTGTTTTCGTTCAGCTTGCCAAGCAGGGCATCGAGCTCAAGATGGTCAACATGGGCGGCGGCTTCCCGACGAAGTACCTCAGGGACGTTCCGTCGGCCGAAGCCTACGGCCAGGCGATCTTCGGCGCGCTGAAGAAGCACTTCGGCAACAACATTCCGGAGACGATCATCGAGCCGGGCCGCGGCATGGTGGGCAATGCCGGCGTGATCAAGGCGGAAGTCGTTCTCGTCTCGAAGAAGTCGGACAACGACAGCCACCGCTGGGTCTTCCTGGACATCGGCAAGTTCGGCGGTCTCGCGGAGACGATGGACGAGGCGATCCGCTATCCGATCCGCACGGCTCGCGATGCCGATGCGATGGAACCCTGCGTGCTCGCCGGCCCGACCTGCGACTCGGCCGACGTGCTCTATGAGAAGAACATGTATCCGCTGCCGATCTCGCTGACGATCGGCGACGAGGTTTTGATCGAAGGCACAGGCGCCTACACGACGACCTACTCGGCCGTCGCCTTCAACGGCTTCGAGCCGCTGAAGGCCTATGTCATCTGA
- a CDS encoding CobW family GTP-binding protein, which produces MTETSAQKPIPVTVLTGYLGSGKTTLLNRILSENHGRKYAVIVNEFGEIGIDNDLIVESDEEIYEMNNGCVCCTVRGDLIRVVEGLMRRPGRFDAIIVETTGLADPVPVAQTFFMDDDVRAKTELDAVVALVDAKHLPLRLKDSREAEDQIAFADVVLLNKTDLVTPEELERVEATVRVINPSARIYRTQRSEIDLGKVLDQGAFNLDKALENDPHFLDQDDHDHVCGPDCDHDHHHHHDHHHHDHDHDHGHHHHHNDGPSPIHDVTVQSISLRGGEMNPDRFFPWIQKITQTDGPNILRLKGIIAFAGDAERYVVQGVHMIIEGDHQRPWKEGEKRESRLVFIGRDLDREKIERTFKACEVQA; this is translated from the coding sequence ATGACTGAAACATCCGCGCAGAAGCCGATACCCGTCACCGTGCTCACGGGCTATCTCGGCTCCGGCAAGACGACGCTTCTGAACCGCATCCTCAGTGAGAACCATGGCCGCAAATATGCGGTCATCGTCAACGAATTCGGCGAGATCGGCATCGACAACGACCTGATCGTCGAGTCGGACGAGGAAATCTACGAGATGAACAACGGCTGCGTCTGCTGCACCGTTCGCGGAGACCTGATCCGTGTCGTCGAAGGACTGATGCGCCGTCCCGGCCGCTTCGACGCGATCATTGTCGAGACGACGGGTCTTGCCGATCCGGTGCCGGTCGCGCAGACCTTCTTCATGGATGATGACGTTCGCGCCAAGACCGAGCTCGACGCCGTCGTGGCGCTCGTCGACGCCAAGCACCTGCCGCTGCGTCTGAAGGACAGCCGGGAGGCCGAGGACCAGATCGCCTTCGCCGACGTTGTGCTCCTCAACAAGACCGATCTCGTAACGCCGGAGGAACTGGAACGCGTCGAGGCGACCGTGCGCGTCATCAATCCGTCCGCCCGCATCTATCGCACGCAGCGCTCCGAGATCGACCTCGGCAAGGTGCTCGACCAGGGGGCCTTCAATCTCGACAAGGCGCTCGAGAACGATCCGCACTTCCTGGATCAGGACGACCACGACCACGTCTGCGGCCCCGATTGCGATCACGACCACCATCATCATCACGATCATCACCATCATGATCACGATCACGACCACGGCCATCATCATCACCATAACGACGGCCCCTCGCCGATCCATGACGTGACGGTGCAGTCGATCTCGCTGCGCGGGGGCGAAATGAATCCGGACCGCTTCTTCCCCTGGATCCAGAAGATCACCCAGACCGACGGGCCGAACATCCTGCGCCTCAAGGGCATCATCGCCTTTGCCGGCGACGCGGAGCGTTATGTCGTCCAGGGCGTCCACATGATCATCGAAGGCGATCACCAACGTCCCTGGAAAGAGGGCGAGAAGCGCGAAAGCAGGCTCGTCTTCATCGGCCGCGATCTCGACCGCGAGAAGATCGAGCGCACCTTCAAGGCATGCGAAGTCCAGGCATGA
- a CDS encoding MarR family winged helix-turn-helix transcriptional regulator, whose amino-acid sequence MGKKSKAEKKGKNGKKKDEIVAEANDLASVLVQAARSMRTVLSRNLVASGLYAGQDGVMLALAETDGLTAGALAAKLGVKAPTMTRTIGRMEAQGFLERRPDRDDARLTKVYLTDLGRDRLQIIAEAGQHSEKLATRGLTDKQVRTLMKLLRAVDSNLQAARAAD is encoded by the coding sequence ATGGGCAAGAAGAGCAAAGCCGAAAAGAAGGGCAAGAACGGCAAGAAGAAGGACGAGATCGTCGCCGAGGCGAACGATCTCGCTTCGGTTCTCGTCCAGGCGGCCCGCTCGATGCGCACCGTGCTTTCGCGCAATCTCGTTGCAAGCGGACTCTATGCCGGACAGGACGGCGTCATGCTCGCCCTCGCCGAGACGGACGGGCTTACGGCCGGGGCGCTGGCGGCCAAGCTCGGGGTCAAGGCGCCGACGATGACGCGCACGATCGGCCGAATGGAAGCCCAGGGCTTTCTCGAACGCCGGCCGGACAGGGACGATGCGCGGCTGACAAAGGTCTATCTGACAGATCTGGGCCGCGACCGCCTGCAGATCATCGCGGAGGCGGGCCAGCATTCCGAGAAGCTCGCAACGCGTGGCTTGACCGACAAGCAGGTGCGCACCCTCATGAAGCTCCTGCGCGCCGTCGACAGCAATCTGCAGGCCGCCAGAGCTGCGGATTGA
- a CDS encoding LacI family DNA-binding transcriptional regulator — protein MAQKVKLSTIAETLGLSTATVSLALRDSPLVAAVTRDKIKEQARALGYIYNRRAASLRTSRSGIIGVVVHDIMNPFYGEILRAIEAELDRDKQTFILSNHYDSVEKQRDFIETLLQLGGDGVIMSPAIGTPPQDIQLAEDNGMPAILIARSIEGLDVPIFRGDDAYGIALATNHLIGLGHRCIAMVGGTDQTSTGRDRYQGYVNALRKANIEVDPDLRIPGPRSKQGGFEAAVHLLSLPQKPTAVVCWNDLVAIGMMNGIARAGLVPGVDISVTGYDDLEEASIATPALTTVWNGQAEVGRSAARALLDKLSGSHEPDGIHLIKPEMRIRQSTGPLRVTA, from the coding sequence GTGGCGCAAAAGGTCAAGCTTTCGACAATCGCGGAAACACTCGGCCTTTCCACGGCGACGGTATCCCTGGCATTGCGCGACAGCCCGCTTGTGGCGGCGGTCACGCGCGACAAGATCAAGGAACAGGCGCGCGCACTCGGCTACATCTACAACCGCCGCGCCGCAAGTCTCAGGACGTCGCGCTCGGGCATCATCGGCGTCGTCGTGCACGACATCATGAACCCGTTCTACGGTGAGATCCTCAGGGCGATAGAGGCGGAGCTCGATCGCGACAAGCAGACCTTCATTCTCTCCAACCACTATGATTCCGTGGAGAAGCAGCGCGATTTCATCGAGACGCTGCTGCAGCTCGGGGGCGACGGCGTCATCATGTCGCCCGCCATCGGCACACCGCCGCAGGATATTCAGCTTGCCGAGGACAACGGGATGCCGGCGATCCTGATCGCCCGTTCGATCGAGGGGCTCGACGTGCCGATCTTCCGTGGCGACGACGCCTACGGCATCGCGCTTGCCACAAACCATCTCATCGGCCTCGGCCATCGCTGCATTGCAATGGTCGGCGGAACCGACCAGACCTCGACCGGCCGCGACCGTTACCAGGGCTACGTCAATGCGCTTCGCAAGGCGAATATCGAGGTCGACCCGGACTTGCGCATTCCCGGGCCGCGCTCCAAGCAGGGCGGTTTCGAGGCCGCCGTGCATCTCCTTTCCCTGCCGCAGAAGCCCACCGCGGTCGTCTGCTGGAACGATCTGGTCGCTATCGGCATGATGAACGGCATTGCCCGCGCCGGCCTCGTGCCGGGCGTCGACATCTCGGTCACCGGCTACGACGATCTCGAGGAAGCGTCGATCGCGACGCCGGCGCTAACGACCGTATGGAACGGCCAGGCGGAGGTGGGCCGCAGCGCGGCGCGCGCGCTCCTGGACAAGCTTTCCGGCAGCCATGAACCCGACGGCATCCATCTGATCAAACCGGAAATGCGCATCCGCCAATCCACCGGACCGCTTCGCGTAACCGCTTGA
- a CDS encoding GNAT family N-acetyltransferase, whose protein sequence is MAAVVDSLRAFFAPTTFVIDSENPGDVVARENLLDRAMGAGRRKKSSEKLRRGRVPAEGLALVARDAGGHVIGTVRLWNVEAGVDREGRAVPALLLGPLAVDPAHEGKGIGGMLMRAAIEEAKNRGHGAILLVGDAAYYERFGFFAARAQHLVMPGPFERNRFLAFELKEGWLDGAAGMLVASGRKLALPPVKRAA, encoded by the coding sequence ATGGCCGCTGTTGTTGATTCCCTGCGCGCGTTCTTCGCGCCAACCACCTTTGTGATCGATTCGGAAAACCCGGGCGACGTCGTCGCGCGCGAGAACCTGCTCGACCGCGCCATGGGCGCCGGCCGCCGCAAGAAGTCGTCGGAGAAGCTGCGGCGCGGCCGCGTTCCGGCCGAGGGATTGGCGCTCGTCGCTCGCGATGCCGGCGGTCACGTCATAGGCACCGTGCGCCTCTGGAACGTCGAGGCTGGAGTCGATCGGGAAGGCCGGGCCGTGCCAGCGCTGCTGCTTGGCCCGCTTGCGGTCGACCCGGCGCACGAGGGCAAGGGCATCGGCGGCATGCTGATGCGGGCGGCGATTGAGGAAGCCAAGAACCGCGGGCATGGCGCGATCCTGCTCGTCGGCGACGCGGCCTATTACGAGCGCTTCGGCTTCTTCGCCGCACGCGCGCAGCACCTGGTCATGCCGGGCCCGTTCGAGCGCAACCGCTTCCTGGCGTTCGAACTCAAGGAAGGCTGGCTGGACGGCGCCGCCGGCATGCTGGTGGCAAGCGGTCGCAAGCTCGCCCTGCCGCCCGTCAAGCGCGCCGCCTGA
- a CDS encoding creatininase family protein: MSLPKPRWNDNPDALAPAERRRWIAVLPLGAHEQHGPHLPFETDRLIAAGIVERVIAALPRTLPATFLPVEPVGYSVEHMDVPGTRTLAYDEAIARWLGIAGDLAALGIRKFVMLNAHGGNSPLMTIVATEARIRFRMLAVATSWTRFGQPDGWISAENKAVDIHGGDIETSVMLALHPDKVDIAKARDFASRQSEFARSFKHLRAYGPHAFGWKMSDLNPDGAAGNAAAASALRGEALLGHVTKGIIELLADVNAFDAGAFD, encoded by the coding sequence ATGTCGCTGCCGAAGCCACGCTGGAACGACAATCCCGACGCACTCGCACCTGCCGAGCGGCGGCGCTGGATCGCGGTGCTGCCGCTCGGCGCACATGAGCAGCACGGGCCGCATCTCCCCTTCGAAACGGACCGGCTGATCGCTGCCGGCATCGTCGAGCGCGTTATCGCCGCACTGCCACGAACACTGCCCGCGACCTTCCTGCCCGTCGAACCCGTCGGCTATTCGGTGGAGCACATGGACGTGCCCGGCACCCGAACACTCGCCTATGACGAGGCGATCGCCCGCTGGCTCGGCATTGCCGGGGACCTTGCCGCGCTCGGCATCCGCAAGTTCGTCATGCTGAACGCGCATGGCGGCAATTCTCCGCTGATGACCATCGTGGCGACGGAGGCGCGGATACGCTTCCGGATGCTCGCCGTGGCAACGAGCTGGACGCGGTTCGGACAGCCGGATGGCTGGATCAGCGCCGAGAACAAGGCGGTCGACATCCATGGCGGCGACATCGAGACCTCGGTAATGCTGGCGCTTCACCCGGACAAGGTGGACATTGCGAAGGCGCGCGATTTTGCCTCGCGCCAGAGTGAATTTGCGCGCTCGTTCAAGCATCTGCGCGCCTACGGGCCGCACGCCTTCGGCTGGAAGATGTCGGATCTCAATCCGGATGGCGCCGCCGGCAATGCCGCCGCCGCCAGCGCCCTACGCGGCGAAGCGCTCCTCGGGCATGTGACGAAAGGCATCATCGAGTTGCTTGCGGACGTGAACGCCTTCGATGCCGGAGCGTTCGACTGA
- a CDS encoding LysE family translocator, protein MSEITILAFALVAFIGIATPGPTVLLALTNGSRYGVKRATAGMIGAVLSDFALIGAVALGLGALLAASEFWFSVVKWLGAAYLAFLGIALLRSRGTLDISSQVSQGMGGGTSRSIFMKSFLVAVTNPKGYLFFSAFLPQFVDPALPQIPQYVTLALVFASIDFAVMFGYALLGSQAVRFLKRSGAIWLDRVCGGALLALAGSLAFYRRATN, encoded by the coding sequence ATGAGCGAAATCACCATTCTTGCTTTCGCGCTCGTCGCTTTCATCGGCATCGCGACCCCCGGACCAACCGTGCTTCTCGCGCTCACCAATGGCTCCCGCTATGGGGTGAAACGGGCAACGGCAGGCATGATCGGCGCGGTGCTTTCCGACTTCGCCCTGATCGGCGCCGTGGCCCTCGGGCTCGGCGCGCTGCTTGCCGCTTCGGAGTTCTGGTTCTCGGTCGTCAAGTGGCTGGGTGCGGCCTATCTCGCCTTCCTCGGCATTGCGCTGCTGCGCTCCCGTGGAACGCTGGATATCTCCTCGCAGGTATCGCAAGGGATGGGAGGCGGCACATCGCGCTCGATTTTCATGAAGAGCTTCCTCGTCGCCGTCACCAACCCCAAGGGCTACCTGTTCTTCTCAGCCTTTCTGCCGCAGTTCGTCGACCCTGCGCTACCGCAAATACCGCAGTACGTCACACTGGCCCTGGTCTTCGCTTCGATCGATTTCGCGGTGATGTTCGGCTATGCGCTGCTCGGCTCGCAGGCTGTCCGCTTTCTGAAACGTTCCGGAGCGATCTGGCTCGACCGTGTATGCGGCGGCGCATTGCTGGCGCTAGCCGGCTCACTGGCATTCTACCGGCGCGCCACCAACTGA